One genomic segment of Ctenopharyngodon idella isolate HZGC_01 chromosome 7, HZGC01, whole genome shotgun sequence includes these proteins:
- the LOC127515357 gene encoding single-pass membrane and coiled-coil domain-containing protein 3-like isoform X2, with product MLSAFFGKKDELKKEELIRSTQTLHHYVHKYFSITNRLLEILNTHLNQSPSPAVSENENESIEENCARVRNVMGLILDVSEKENKHVRKSIEPALYERIAFSGASLKDKASLIKDLHQKTMGLLGNVCGPVVAVQLANSDLGSVMPPVEQNGFQPVLLFALGDLVQSSARITELLCGSGEKSLGEAVEVVEEALSVLKPPCDSYNDILSEVEAYVTIISENM from the coding sequence ATGCTATCTGCGTTCTTTGGCAAGAAAGACGAGCTCAAGAAAGAAGAACTGATAAGGTCCACGCAGACCCTTCACCACTATGTGCACAAATACTTCAGCATCACCAACAGACTGTTAGAGATACTCAACACTCACCTGAATCAAAGCCCTTCCCCTGCtgtctcagaaaatgaaaatgaaagcatTGAGGAAAACTGCGCCAGGGTGAGAAATGTTATGGGCCTGATCCTGGATGTTTCTGAGAAGGAGAACAAACATGTCCGTAAGAGCATTGAACCTGCTCTTTATGAACGGATTGCCTTCTCTGGAGCGTCACTGAAGGACAAGGCTTCACTGATAAAGGATCTGCATCAGAAGACCATGGGACTCTTGGGGAACGTCTGCGGTCCTGTAGTCGCTGTTCAACTGGCAAACAGTGATCTGGGGAGTGTAATGCCTCCAGTGGAACAGAATGGGTTTCAGCCTGTTCTGTTGTTTGCTCTGGGAGATCTagtgcagagcagtgcaagaatcACTGAGCTTCTGTGTGGATCAGGAGAAAAGAGCCTGGGTGAAGCCGTAGAGGTAGTGGAAGAAGCCCTGTCTGTTCTGAAGCCACCCTGTGACTCCTACAATGACATTCTGAGTGAAGTGGAAGCCTACGTTACCATCATATCTGAGAACATGTAG
- the LOC127515357 gene encoding single-pass membrane and coiled-coil domain-containing protein 3-like isoform X1: MSWSDLFYPENPERREKLIRKSQEVHELMKNNFRATNQLTEALNKHLGLSFSPITLNESATVKENCDVIIQGIREIQAEVLKIDEKLKEKLEPALYEKLKNMSLSIPDFQLFSSAVHAVCGVAAIASTAIVVTELIVWLINNVNILTDMSKTFNQIGEAVIASVTLGVFFAGIDMMAQAIIGNIERDELKKALEEYDKALEEFRPASETYQDSITYVRIRLEMMSQ; this comes from the coding sequence ATGTCTTGGAGTGATCTCTTCTACCCTGAAAATCCAGAAAGAAGGGAGAAGCTTATCCGCAAAAGTCAAGAGGTTCATGAATTGATGAAAAACAACTTCCGAGCCACCAACCAACTCACTGAGGCTCTGAACAAGCACTTAGGCTTGTCCTTCAGTCCGATCACCCTGAACGAGAGTGCTACTGTGAAGGAGAACTGTGACGTCATCATTCAAGGCATACGTGAGATCCAGGCAGAAGTGCTGAAgattgatgagaagctgaaggaGAAGCTGGAACCGGCGCTGTATGAGAAACTGAAGAACATGTCTCTGTCCATCCCTGACTTTCAACTATTTTCATCAGCTGTTCATGCAGTTTGTGGTGTTGCAGCCATTGCTTCTACTGCTATTGTTGTTACTGAACTAATTGTTTGGCTAATTAACAATGTAAATATCCTAACAGACATGAGTaaaacatttaatcaaattGGAGAGGCGGTCATAGCCTCTGTTACACTTGGGGTGTTTTTCGCAGGGATTGATATGATGGCTCAGGCCATTATAGGGAACATTGAGCGTGATGAACTCAAGAAGGCCCTGGAAGAGTATGACAAGGCTTTGGAAGAATTCAGGCCAGCATCTGAAACATATCAGGATAGCATAACCTATGTCAGGATAAGACTTGAGATGATGAGTCAGTAA